One genomic segment of Ricinus communis isolate WT05 ecotype wild-type chromosome 5, ASM1957865v1, whole genome shotgun sequence includes these proteins:
- the LOC8258346 gene encoding PHAF1 protein At3g51130 isoform X1, with product MLQPQSHRPRRRCEGTAMGAIILDLRPGVGIGPFSLGMPICEAFAQIEQQPNIYDVVHVKYYDEEPLKLDIVISFPDHGFHLRFDPWSQRLRLIEIFDVKRLQMRYATSLIGGPSTLATFVAVYALFGPTFPGIYDKDKGVYTLFYPGLSFAFPIPSQYTDCCHDGEAELPLEFPDGTTPVTCRVSIYDSSTDKKVGVGSLMDKASAPPLPAGSLYMEEVHVKLGEELCFSTGGQHIPFGASPQDVWTELGRPCGIHQKQTCAGWYTLIQVDQMVIHSALDPRPRTTLCGDYFYNYFTRGLDILFDGQTHKIKKFILHTNYPGHADFNSYIKCNFVIQVNNSKHITASTKWDQVKEILGDCGRAAIQTQGSTSNPFGSTFVYGYHNIAFEVMKNGYIATVTLFQS from the exons ATGCTGCAGCCCCAATCTCACCGTCCTCGCCGCCGCTGCGAGGGCACAGCTATGGGCGCAATCATCCTCGATCTCCGCCCTGGTGTCGGAATCGGCCCTTTCTCTCTGG GTATGCCTATATGCGAAGCGTTTGCCCAAATTGAGCAGCAACCTAATATATACGACGTCGTTCATGTTAAGTACTATGACGAG GAGCCTCTTAAACTTGATATTGTTATTAGTTTTCCTGATCATGGGTTTCATCTCCGGTTTGATCCCTGGTCGCAG AGACTGCGGTTGATTGAAATTTTTGATGTCAAACGGCTTCAAATGCGCTATGCCACGTCTCTTATTGG GGGACCATCCACTCTAGCTACCTTTGTGGCTGTATATGCTCTTTTTGGTCCAACTTTTCCAGGCATTTATGACAAAGATAAAGGGGTCTACACTCTCTTCTACCCA GGCCTGTCCTTTGCATTTCCAATTCCTAGCCAATATACAGATTGCTGCCATGATGGAGAAG CGGAACTGCCATTGGAGTTTCCAGATGGCACTACTCCAGTAACTTGCCGGGTCTCTATATATGACAGTTCTACTGATAAAAAAGTTGGTGTTGGATCCTTAATGGATAAGGCTTCTGCTCCTCCATTACCTGCTGGCAGCCTGTATATGGAAGAGGTGCATGTTAAG CTTGGTGAGGAGTTGTGTTTTTCGACAGGGGGCCAGCATATCCCTTTCGGTGCATCACCACAG GATGTTTGGACTGAATTAGGTCGTCCTTGTGGAATTCATCAAAAGCAG ACATGTGCTGGTTGGTACACATTAATACAGGTAGACCAAATGGTCATTCACTCTGCCTTAGACCCTCGTCCACGGACAACACTTTGTGGAGATTACTTCTATAACTACTTCACTCGTGGTTTGGACATCTTATTCGACGGACAG ACTCATAAGATCAAGAAGTTCATTTTACACACAAACTATCCTGGTCATGCAGATTTTAATTCGTATATAAAGTGCAACTTCGTTATTCAAG TAAATAACTCGAAACATATTACAGCGAGTACAAAATGGGACCAAGTTAAG GAAATCCTTGGGGACTGTGGCCGAGCAGCGATTCAAACACAGGGTTCTACTAGTAATCCTTTTGGATCCACATTTGTATATGGCTACCATAATATTGCCTTTGAG GTGATGAAAAATGGTTATATTGCAACTGTAACTCTCTTCCAGTCATGA
- the LOC8258346 gene encoding PHAF1 protein At3g51130 isoform X3 yields MLQPQSHRPRRRCEGTAMGAIILDLRPGVGIGPFSLGMPICEAFAQIEQQPNIYDVVHVKYYDEEPLKLDIVISFPDHGFHLRFDPWSQRLRLIEIFDVKRLQMRYATSLIGGPSTLATFVAVYALFGPTFPGIYDKDKGVYTLFYPGLSFAFPIPSQYTDCCHDGEAELPLEFPDGTTPVTCRVSIYDSSTDKKVGVGSLMDKASAPPLPAGSLYMEEVHVKLGEELCFSTGGQHIPFGASPQDVWTELGRPCGIHQKQVDQMVIHSALDPRPRTTLCGDYFYNYFTRGLDILFDGQTHKIKKFILHTNYPGHADFNSYIKCNFVIQVNNSKHITASTKWDQVKEILGDCGRAAIQTQGSTSNPFGSTFVYGYHNIAFEVMKNGYIATVTLFQS; encoded by the exons ATGCTGCAGCCCCAATCTCACCGTCCTCGCCGCCGCTGCGAGGGCACAGCTATGGGCGCAATCATCCTCGATCTCCGCCCTGGTGTCGGAATCGGCCCTTTCTCTCTGG GTATGCCTATATGCGAAGCGTTTGCCCAAATTGAGCAGCAACCTAATATATACGACGTCGTTCATGTTAAGTACTATGACGAG GAGCCTCTTAAACTTGATATTGTTATTAGTTTTCCTGATCATGGGTTTCATCTCCGGTTTGATCCCTGGTCGCAG AGACTGCGGTTGATTGAAATTTTTGATGTCAAACGGCTTCAAATGCGCTATGCCACGTCTCTTATTGG GGGACCATCCACTCTAGCTACCTTTGTGGCTGTATATGCTCTTTTTGGTCCAACTTTTCCAGGCATTTATGACAAAGATAAAGGGGTCTACACTCTCTTCTACCCA GGCCTGTCCTTTGCATTTCCAATTCCTAGCCAATATACAGATTGCTGCCATGATGGAGAAG CGGAACTGCCATTGGAGTTTCCAGATGGCACTACTCCAGTAACTTGCCGGGTCTCTATATATGACAGTTCTACTGATAAAAAAGTTGGTGTTGGATCCTTAATGGATAAGGCTTCTGCTCCTCCATTACCTGCTGGCAGCCTGTATATGGAAGAGGTGCATGTTAAG CTTGGTGAGGAGTTGTGTTTTTCGACAGGGGGCCAGCATATCCCTTTCGGTGCATCACCACAG GATGTTTGGACTGAATTAGGTCGTCCTTGTGGAATTCATCAAAAGCAG GTAGACCAAATGGTCATTCACTCTGCCTTAGACCCTCGTCCACGGACAACACTTTGTGGAGATTACTTCTATAACTACTTCACTCGTGGTTTGGACATCTTATTCGACGGACAG ACTCATAAGATCAAGAAGTTCATTTTACACACAAACTATCCTGGTCATGCAGATTTTAATTCGTATATAAAGTGCAACTTCGTTATTCAAG TAAATAACTCGAAACATATTACAGCGAGTACAAAATGGGACCAAGTTAAG GAAATCCTTGGGGACTGTGGCCGAGCAGCGATTCAAACACAGGGTTCTACTAGTAATCCTTTTGGATCCACATTTGTATATGGCTACCATAATATTGCCTTTGAG GTGATGAAAAATGGTTATATTGCAACTGTAACTCTCTTCCAGTCATGA
- the LOC8258346 gene encoding PHAF1 protein At3g51130 isoform X2, with translation MLQPQSHRPRRRCEGTAMGAIILDLRPGVGIGPFSLGMPICEAFAQIEQQPNIYDVVHVKYYDEEPLKLDIVISFPDHGFHLRFDPWSQRLRLIEIFDVKRLQMRYATSLIGGPSTLATFVAVYALFGPTFPGIYDKDKGVYTLFYPGLSFAFPIPSQYTDCCHDGEAELPLEFPDGTTPVTCRVSIYDSSTDKKVGVGSLMDKASAPPLPAGSLYMEEVHVKLGEELCFSTGGQHIPFGASPQDVWTELGRPCGIHQKQTCAGWYTLIQVDQMVIHSALDPRPRTTLCGDYFYNYFTRGLDILFDGQTHKIKKFILHTNYPGHADFNSYIKCNFVIQASTKWDQVKEILGDCGRAAIQTQGSTSNPFGSTFVYGYHNIAFEVMKNGYIATVTLFQS, from the exons ATGCTGCAGCCCCAATCTCACCGTCCTCGCCGCCGCTGCGAGGGCACAGCTATGGGCGCAATCATCCTCGATCTCCGCCCTGGTGTCGGAATCGGCCCTTTCTCTCTGG GTATGCCTATATGCGAAGCGTTTGCCCAAATTGAGCAGCAACCTAATATATACGACGTCGTTCATGTTAAGTACTATGACGAG GAGCCTCTTAAACTTGATATTGTTATTAGTTTTCCTGATCATGGGTTTCATCTCCGGTTTGATCCCTGGTCGCAG AGACTGCGGTTGATTGAAATTTTTGATGTCAAACGGCTTCAAATGCGCTATGCCACGTCTCTTATTGG GGGACCATCCACTCTAGCTACCTTTGTGGCTGTATATGCTCTTTTTGGTCCAACTTTTCCAGGCATTTATGACAAAGATAAAGGGGTCTACACTCTCTTCTACCCA GGCCTGTCCTTTGCATTTCCAATTCCTAGCCAATATACAGATTGCTGCCATGATGGAGAAG CGGAACTGCCATTGGAGTTTCCAGATGGCACTACTCCAGTAACTTGCCGGGTCTCTATATATGACAGTTCTACTGATAAAAAAGTTGGTGTTGGATCCTTAATGGATAAGGCTTCTGCTCCTCCATTACCTGCTGGCAGCCTGTATATGGAAGAGGTGCATGTTAAG CTTGGTGAGGAGTTGTGTTTTTCGACAGGGGGCCAGCATATCCCTTTCGGTGCATCACCACAG GATGTTTGGACTGAATTAGGTCGTCCTTGTGGAATTCATCAAAAGCAG ACATGTGCTGGTTGGTACACATTAATACAGGTAGACCAAATGGTCATTCACTCTGCCTTAGACCCTCGTCCACGGACAACACTTTGTGGAGATTACTTCTATAACTACTTCACTCGTGGTTTGGACATCTTATTCGACGGACAG ACTCATAAGATCAAGAAGTTCATTTTACACACAAACTATCCTGGTCATGCAGATTTTAATTCGTATATAAAGTGCAACTTCGTTATTCAAG CGAGTACAAAATGGGACCAAGTTAAG GAAATCCTTGGGGACTGTGGCCGAGCAGCGATTCAAACACAGGGTTCTACTAGTAATCCTTTTGGATCCACATTTGTATATGGCTACCATAATATTGCCTTTGAG GTGATGAAAAATGGTTATATTGCAACTGTAACTCTCTTCCAGTCATGA